The following proteins come from a genomic window of Haloplanus salinus:
- a CDS encoding DNA polymerase sliding clamp: MSTETPPESADSDELEDSSTDPSSTSPQEGPTPDQSPDDKAASTSEEGESDTPDATGPPSTFRAAIQSDPLKDILRALRATVDEARVKIDETGIRVRAVDPANVAMDDLNLSASAFESYDATPGVIGVDLDRLWDPVSLANKGDLVQLHLDTESRKLVVAVTGLEFQMACLDPATIRSEPTLPELELPASVTVDRDTLRQVVKAADLVADHVGLRMAPDEEVFRIDAEGDTDSVDFRIDADDWEAVTLAEASSLFSLDYMKKIVRTIPAGTAVTIDFGTEFPAMLSYDIGDGDGSMIRMLAPRIET, from the coding sequence AGAAACACCCCCAGAGAGCGCAGATAGCGACGAACTCGAAGATTCATCGACCGATCCGTCGTCGACCAGTCCGCAAGAGGGTCCGACACCTGACCAATCGCCGGATGATAAGGCGGCATCGACGTCCGAAGAAGGTGAGTCTGACACGCCTGACGCCACCGGTCCGCCGTCGACGTTCCGGGCGGCGATTCAGTCGGACCCGCTGAAGGATATCCTGCGGGCACTCAGGGCGACCGTCGACGAGGCCCGCGTGAAAATTGACGAGACGGGCATCCGCGTCCGGGCGGTCGACCCCGCGAACGTCGCGATGGACGACCTCAACCTCTCGGCGAGCGCGTTCGAGTCCTACGACGCGACTCCCGGCGTCATCGGAGTCGATCTCGACCGACTCTGGGATCCGGTTTCGCTCGCAAACAAAGGCGATCTCGTCCAACTTCACCTCGACACTGAGAGTCGGAAGCTGGTCGTGGCCGTCACTGGTCTCGAGTTCCAGATGGCCTGTCTGGATCCGGCGACGATTCGGTCGGAACCGACGCTTCCCGAGCTGGAGCTACCAGCGAGCGTCACCGTCGATCGCGACACGCTCCGACAGGTAGTAAAAGCGGCCGATTTGGTCGCTGATCACGTTGGCCTCCGAATGGCTCCCGACGAGGAAGTGTTCCGGATCGATGCCGAGGGGGACACAGATAGCGTTGACTTCCGGATCGACGCCGACGACTGGGAGGCGGTCACCCTCGCGGAGGCGTCCTCGCTGTTCAGCCTAGACTATATGAAAAAGATCGTGCGGACGATCCCCGCCGGAACTGCGGTGACGATCGACTTCGGCACCGAGTTTCCGGCGATGCTCTCGTACGACATCGGCGACGGGGACGGATCGATGATCCGGATGCTCGCCCCACGGATCGAGACATGA
- a CDS encoding DUF6166 domain-containing protein, giving the protein MKTSYSRSTNRARRYRGERTLGGCLVYAGDDLLDKHLSVHPVSPGGFDWGPDATPERACQLAIALLAPTLGLEVAVDDYHLFAENFIRRELTGDEWSVRLQDLRESSYREQYMHRDYPTNTAPEPVDVDIETIDLDTITYAEELALVRRYDEVLWKKGNTRANLTRLQAIRRGERDPASEPFSKQWLSTHGRLTSSAAKRALGEEFETMGEFAAWACYATSLTTVDHVGESTATTIRNLRPALVRWFGGEEYIPQYDDDQETLVTEDTDEEDRNEEAVEDNSSITASGKP; this is encoded by the coding sequence ATGAAAACAAGCTACTCACGGTCGACGAATCGCGCTCGGCGGTACCGAGGCGAGCGAACCCTCGGGGGCTGTCTCGTCTACGCCGGCGACGATCTCCTCGACAAGCACCTCTCAGTCCATCCAGTGTCGCCCGGTGGCTTCGACTGGGGACCGGACGCAACTCCCGAACGTGCCTGCCAACTCGCCATCGCGCTACTCGCGCCGACACTCGGACTCGAAGTCGCTGTCGACGACTACCACCTCTTCGCAGAGAACTTCATCCGCCGGGAACTCACGGGCGATGAATGGTCGGTTCGTCTCCAGGATCTCCGCGAGTCGAGCTATCGGGAGCAGTATATGCACAGAGATTATCCGACGAATACCGCTCCAGAGCCTGTGGACGTCGACATCGAGACCATCGATTTAGACACCATCACCTACGCCGAGGAACTCGCGCTGGTCCGCCGGTATGACGAGGTGCTCTGGAAGAAGGGTAACACCCGCGCCAACCTGACCAGACTTCAGGCGATTCGACGTGGTGAGCGTGACCCGGCGAGTGAGCCGTTCTCTAAGCAGTGGCTCTCGACACATGGACGGCTCACTTCGTCGGCTGCCAAACGAGCGCTTGGAGAGGAGTTCGAGACGATGGGCGAGTTCGCCGCCTGGGCCTGTTATGCGACTTCGCTCACGACGGTTGACCACGTCGGGGAATCGACGGCGACGACGATTCGGAATCTCCGACCGGCGCTCGTCCGGTGGTTCGGGGGCGAGGAGTACATTCCACAGTACGACGACGACCAGGAGACGCTCGTGACTGAGGACACCGACGAGGAGGACAGGAACGAGGAAGCAGTCGAGGATAACTCTTCGATTACCGCCTCTGGAAAGCCATGA
- a CDS encoding DUF7437 domain-containing protein, with the protein MSEAARDSHPLDAMLAISDVVTDQRYAQMYARVLTHDTPTVEELSEGLDNSTTTVYEDVNHLVESGILERVTDTQPHRYQAPQIDLTIQTDDDSYQITPALFVAIARLETNENIQLFLDRHGVGGLATALEYARDYVQGRMNARIMAREQDLPVLEAETILQEMRDVLLDVDPDLEESPDVDELDAAVDE; encoded by the coding sequence ATGTCGGAGGCTGCTCGGGACTCACATCCACTCGATGCGATGCTCGCCATCTCCGATGTCGTGACGGACCAGCGGTATGCGCAGATGTATGCCCGGGTGCTCACTCACGATACCCCGACAGTCGAGGAACTCTCTGAGGGTCTCGATAATTCGACGACGACCGTCTACGAGGACGTGAACCATCTCGTCGAAAGCGGTATTCTCGAGCGCGTTACGGACACCCAGCCGCATCGGTACCAAGCCCCCCAGATCGACCTCACTATCCAGACCGACGACGATTCCTATCAGATTACGCCGGCACTGTTCGTCGCGATCGCCCGACTCGAGACGAACGAGAACATTCAGCTGTTTCTCGACCGGCACGGCGTCGGCGGTCTCGCGACCGCTCTCGAGTACGCCCGTGACTACGTCCAGGGCCGAATGAATGCCCGCATCATGGCGCGCGAGCAGGACCTCCCCGTGCTCGAAGCCGAGACGATCCTGCAGGAGATGCGCGACGTGCTCCTGGATGTCGACCCCGATCTCGAAGAGAGCCCCGACGTTGACGAACTGGACGCGGCGGTCGATGAATAA
- a CDS encoding DUF5615 family PIN-like protein has translation MELLADENVETEWIQALRDDGHDVVRVVDIEDLGVSASDPDVLAVATRKDRVLLTADQSDFSNPPADEHPGIIIIADVTRTGGEVRRAVRRIERSVSDLSDHVAYVSDWL, from the coding sequence GTGGAACTGCTCGCGGACGAAAACGTCGAGACCGAGTGGATACAGGCCCTCCGCGACGACGGCCATGATGTCGTCCGCGTCGTCGACATCGAGGATCTCGGGGTAAGCGCGTCTGATCCGGACGTCCTAGCCGTTGCAACCCGAAAGGACCGCGTTCTGCTGACAGCCGATCAGTCGGATTTCAGTAATCCACCGGCAGACGAGCATCCTGGTATCATCATTATCGCGGACGTGACCCGGACGGGCGGCGAAGTGAGACGTGCGGTTCGCCGAATCGAACGGTCAGTCTCCGACCTCTCCGATCACGTCGCGTACGTCAGTGACTGGCTGTGA
- a CDS encoding DUF433 domain-containing protein: MPEIVKTDDVLGGDPRIEGHRIGVYHVYQRYVEGDDTPEEIATSYDISVAEVHAALAYAFSHPEEMRTIETRNQSMYEEHAPNRLVPDETT, from the coding sequence ATGCCGGAGATCGTGAAGACAGACGATGTCCTCGGCGGGGACCCCCGGATCGAGGGACACCGTATCGGCGTGTATCACGTCTACCAGCGCTACGTCGAAGGAGACGACACGCCAGAGGAGATCGCCACGAGCTACGACATCTCGGTCGCCGAGGTCCACGCCGCGCTCGCGTACGCCTTCAGCCACCCCGAGGAGATGCGTACCATCGAGACTCGGAACCAGTCGATGTACGAGGAGCACGCGCCGAATCGCCTCGTTCCCGACGAGACCACCTAG
- a CDS encoding AAA family ATPase, whose translation MSSSDPDAVDRPEPLVVLSHLVHRLLKREGGSVPLERVTLRVSDYVDIGDQEAADLIDAGAAEGVFTLDRGAGGSTTIVGVSPQGEEPAVITEAFGGPAGATGTADFQALEVVTESIATALRDAGYATFTDLADANVGNLAGLTGTLTESRAEAIIQAAPRHVPVGVWLARSADVRYGRRVDETTGRGTARVVDITAATEPVGEPRYRSEGLEPDDVEVQYVSDIGRNEQDPVPTGLHVLDDPDHPDVPKAATHPEAGDDALPVDVSGEVVPPAVPTEPRLQLPLDELLAKKLARGLVPVRLVGPRGSGKNYLVKYLCHRTNRGYVSVDCDEATHTEDLFGPLTPTEDKLIAPRNGPAKQALLNGSVLVLNEFPVMRAGAAMSLHRLLNEGKLLVKAHGELVEPHPSARIVITMNPPTREYRDSEPMNSATRGRFRALEQPYIQDVDEEVTTLDAQVNASHEVVDQGTLRKIIQFAHQTRQNENWPTLSTRNLTILCEHIEDGGSPKAAVKNEVWAVAEPNQYPDDTYETLNDYP comes from the coding sequence ATGTCTTCATCCGATCCAGATGCTGTCGACCGGCCCGAACCGCTCGTCGTCCTCTCACATCTCGTCCATCGCCTGCTCAAGCGGGAGGGTGGCAGTGTCCCGCTCGAACGGGTCACCCTCCGAGTCAGCGACTACGTCGATATCGGCGATCAGGAGGCCGCGGACCTCATCGATGCTGGTGCTGCCGAGGGGGTTTTCACTCTCGACCGGGGGGCCGGTGGAAGTACGACCATCGTCGGGGTCTCACCGCAGGGGGAAGAGCCGGCCGTGATCACGGAGGCCTTCGGCGGCCCTGCTGGCGCTACTGGAACTGCCGACTTTCAGGCCCTTGAGGTCGTCACCGAGAGTATCGCGACTGCACTCCGTGACGCCGGCTACGCGACGTTCACCGATCTCGCGGACGCCAACGTCGGTAATCTCGCCGGGTTAACCGGGACGCTAACCGAGAGTCGCGCGGAGGCGATCATCCAGGCAGCGCCCCGGCACGTCCCGGTTGGCGTGTGGCTCGCCCGGAGTGCCGACGTCCGATACGGTCGACGCGTGGATGAGACGACGGGTCGAGGGACGGCCCGGGTAGTCGATATCACCGCCGCCACCGAACCCGTCGGCGAACCCCGCTATCGATCCGAGGGGCTCGAGCCGGACGATGTCGAGGTCCAGTACGTCTCCGACATCGGACGGAACGAACAGGACCCGGTGCCGACAGGTCTCCACGTCCTCGACGATCCTGACCATCCCGACGTCCCAAAGGCTGCGACCCATCCCGAAGCGGGTGACGACGCCCTGCCGGTCGATGTGTCGGGGGAAGTGGTTCCACCAGCGGTTCCGACGGAGCCGCGGCTCCAGCTTCCACTGGACGAACTGCTTGCGAAGAAACTGGCCCGTGGGCTGGTTCCGGTCCGCCTGGTTGGCCCACGCGGCTCCGGGAAGAACTACCTCGTCAAGTACCTGTGTCACCGGACGAACCGTGGCTACGTCTCGGTGGACTGTGACGAGGCAACCCACACGGAGGACCTCTTCGGACCGCTCACCCCCACCGAGGACAAGCTGATCGCACCCAGGAACGGGCCGGCAAAGCAAGCACTACTGAATGGGTCGGTGTTGGTGCTCAACGAATTCCCCGTAATGCGGGCCGGCGCCGCGATGTCTCTCCATCGCCTGCTCAACGAGGGCAAACTCCTCGTGAAGGCCCATGGCGAACTGGTTGAGCCCCATCCGTCGGCGCGAATCGTGATCACGATGAATCCGCCGACCCGAGAGTACCGGGATTCCGAGCCGATGAACTCGGCCACCCGTGGTCGGTTCCGGGCACTCGAACAGCCCTACATTCAGGACGTCGATGAGGAGGTCACGACGCTGGATGCACAGGTGAACGCCAGTCACGAGGTCGTGGACCAAGGGACGCTCCGGAAGATCATCCAGTTCGCCCACCAGACCCGGCAGAACGAGAACTGGCCCACGCTCTCGACGCGAAATCTGACGATTCTCTGCGAGCACATCGAGGACGGGGGCTCCCCGAAGGCAGCGGTCAAGAACGAGGTGTGGGCAGTCGCTGAGCCGAATCAGTATCCCGACGACACCTACGAGACGCTCAACGACTATCCGTGA
- a CDS encoding RNA-guided endonuclease InsQ/TnpB family protein: MAIQVTRTYVGSIQNHRQVYDGLDSLGNSASKIWNVARWTADRIWDETGEIPDEGVLKSYMKNQSCWKDLNAQSSQKVIEELSDAFQSWFDLRQHADEAHPPGYRKHGDNRLRSTVTFKEDGFKHDPENNRVRLSKGKNLKEYWSDFLLCEYQTRPDVDLSGVNKVQNVRAVWNGDEWELHFVCKVELETNDSAGDEVAGIDLGLKNIATVAFPHEYVLYPGNSLKQDKHYFKRTEYDTEGENGPSEKSMWARRKLADRETHFYHVLTDAIITECVERGVGTLAVSWPEDVRDSDWGKTGNKKLHSWAFDRIYQYLEYKGEVRGVDVLKENEWNTSKTCSRCGDDTKSNRKHRGLYVCSSCGLVGNADCNGAENMRQKITPSPHGEDRSNGCVAQPSTHLFDLESGVFAPQEQVVS, translated from the coding sequence GTGGCGATTCAGGTCACGCGCACCTACGTTGGTTCCATCCAGAACCACCGGCAGGTCTACGATGGCCTCGACTCGCTCGGAAACTCCGCCTCGAAAATCTGGAACGTTGCACGATGGACAGCCGACCGCATCTGGGATGAGACAGGCGAAATCCCCGATGAGGGCGTGCTGAAATCGTACATGAAGAACCAGTCGTGCTGGAAAGACTTGAATGCACAATCCAGTCAGAAAGTCATCGAAGAACTTTCTGACGCTTTCCAGTCATGGTTCGACCTGCGACAACACGCCGACGAGGCACATCCGCCCGGCTACCGAAAACACGGTGACAACCGACTACGTAGTACGGTCACGTTCAAAGAAGACGGGTTCAAACACGACCCCGAGAACAATCGCGTCCGACTCAGCAAGGGGAAGAACCTCAAGGAGTACTGGTCGGACTTCCTGCTCTGCGAGTACCAGACCCGCCCCGATGTTGACCTTTCGGGAGTCAACAAGGTGCAGAACGTTCGCGCCGTCTGGAACGGTGACGAGTGGGAACTGCACTTCGTCTGCAAAGTCGAACTCGAAACGAACGACTCGGCAGGTGATGAAGTGGCAGGTATCGACCTTGGACTCAAGAACATCGCCACGGTCGCGTTCCCCCATGAATACGTTCTGTATCCCGGCAACTCGCTCAAACAGGACAAGCACTACTTCAAACGTACCGAGTACGATACTGAGGGCGAGAATGGCCCCTCGGAGAAGTCGATGTGGGCGCGTCGAAAACTCGCAGACCGCGAAACCCATTTCTACCACGTCCTCACAGACGCCATCATCACCGAGTGTGTCGAACGCGGTGTGGGAACGCTCGCAGTGAGTTGGCCCGAAGACGTGCGTGACTCGGACTGGGGGAAGACCGGGAACAAGAAGTTGCACTCGTGGGCGTTCGACCGCATCTACCAGTACCTCGAATACAAAGGTGAGGTGCGTGGCGTTGATGTGCTGAAAGAGAACGAGTGGAACACCTCGAAGACCTGCTCGCGGTGTGGTGACGACACGAAGTCGAATCGCAAACATCGTGGATTGTACGTCTGCTCGTCGTGTGGATTAGTCGGAAACGCAGATTGTAACGGGGCGGAGAACATGCGCCAGAAGATAACTCCGAGTCCTCACGGCGAGGATAGGAGTAACGGCTGTGTGGCACAGCCATCGACACACTTGTTCGATTTAGAGAGTGGGGTGTTCGCCCCACAAGAACAGGTCGTGTCGTAG
- a CDS encoding VWA domain-containing protein, whose translation MFDTTSSTGTTAQRFVPDVAAQVRTSSGRTERLRAFIHSHLPTETDVAVVLTPSAETAAVLPADLDALVASDATEFERQQAEQLLENVDAEFLVLVTTQPAPLGRIPVNDQLTADHAHQFGLAFHELLHILKTAIGPIAELLETEIDPEYRQQVHDLVNIIEDGAIEQEAIEGANFSDNAEIRLELTRRIHSQAPDDIPDGEQVRFSFWDAVTSALYEWAIYPTDITGALLDEDDERIVFASEADATGFDTVQEALQRLAKNALAIRSAERDDVTHSHDKTASVRRARFVVETWQSAILPLLEDRSEASAESPTEGDTQETAADSVSSPDSGSSKAAGPETEPDPSSDEETDRGGDERPQFERSATDDPFQDVLDQPTITPDPLDEDLDETPDLEDPNAHTADTPGSDSDGSSQSVGSHGDQPSQTSKPLDPRTRELARSIECPDTEPESSYGERPSSGDEVDDSSDTTQQSTIGDFDAGGAPRKDRSSGEATDSHDERDYGHEHAEGEAPTPSIPSEDGSEPTAAPEPAHAEVFDRDPADETDTYEEALAADRTAAHDEADREGIDTDALERELEDLSHRLDRGSSDDDQAAGGSSGGPGQLDELELVPIADDHAPPGMWADIEDGAARVAGTLEKQLRLDRHRGARRGLTAGGYDTTAGHRLLIGDPRVCKVDTPGREKRYALVLVLDRSGSMRNGEPPKIEVATKALARFAVAAEGLGIEVAIVDFVDGHARLVKPFSVETRHVQAGLLDTDCGGGTPLADTLELARQLVENHRDEPLIVAVTDGEPSSVDDVIDQIRAAHAPVCSLTIATDTEPGRLSTDASELADYYERETTVYDGERLDDRIDQFASLLVGF comes from the coding sequence ATGTTCGACACCACCTCATCCACCGGGACTACAGCACAGAGATTCGTCCCTGACGTGGCTGCTCAAGTGCGGACGTCATCTGGACGAACAGAGCGACTTCGTGCATTCATTCATAGTCATCTGCCAACGGAGACCGATGTCGCGGTCGTTCTCACGCCATCCGCCGAAACCGCTGCGGTCCTTCCTGCCGATCTCGATGCGCTCGTGGCCAGTGACGCAACTGAATTCGAGCGGCAGCAGGCCGAACAGCTCCTCGAGAACGTTGACGCCGAATTCCTCGTCCTCGTGACGACCCAACCGGCGCCGTTGGGCCGAATCCCGGTGAACGATCAACTGACTGCCGATCACGCCCACCAGTTCGGGCTCGCATTTCACGAACTGCTCCATATCCTCAAGACAGCCATCGGCCCCATCGCAGAACTCCTCGAAACCGAGATTGATCCCGAGTATCGCCAGCAAGTCCACGACCTCGTCAACATCATCGAGGACGGGGCCATCGAACAGGAGGCCATTGAAGGGGCGAATTTCAGTGATAACGCAGAGATTCGCCTCGAACTCACCCGCCGAATCCATTCGCAAGCTCCTGATGACATTCCCGACGGTGAGCAGGTTCGGTTCTCCTTCTGGGACGCAGTGACGAGCGCGCTCTACGAATGGGCGATCTATCCGACGGACATCACGGGGGCACTTCTGGACGAAGACGACGAACGGATCGTCTTCGCGTCGGAGGCGGATGCCACGGGCTTCGATACTGTTCAGGAAGCGCTCCAGAGGTTGGCAAAGAATGCCCTCGCGATTCGGAGCGCCGAACGCGACGACGTCACCCACAGCCACGACAAGACCGCATCCGTACGGCGAGCTCGGTTTGTCGTCGAGACCTGGCAGTCGGCGATCCTCCCGCTTCTTGAGGACCGTTCCGAAGCATCCGCCGAGTCACCAACGGAGGGCGATACTCAAGAGACCGCTGCAGACTCCGTCTCATCGCCGGACTCAGGCAGCTCGAAAGCAGCTGGTCCTGAGACCGAACCCGACCCATCGAGCGACGAGGAGACTGACAGAGGGGGCGACGAGCGCCCGCAGTTCGAACGGAGCGCAACGGACGATCCGTTCCAGGATGTCCTCGATCAGCCTACAATCACGCCGGATCCGCTCGACGAAGACCTCGACGAGACACCTGATCTTGAGGATCCGAACGCCCACACTGCCGATACCCCTGGCTCAGACTCTGATGGCTCATCCCAATCGGTAGGCAGCCATGGAGACCAGCCGTCGCAGACCTCGAAGCCTCTCGACCCCAGAACTCGGGAACTCGCTCGCTCCATCGAGTGCCCGGACACAGAACCCGAGTCCTCGTACGGTGAACGTCCCTCCAGCGGTGACGAGGTGGATGACAGCTCTGATACCACACAACAGTCGACCATCGGGGACTTCGACGCCGGCGGCGCTCCTCGTAAGGACCGCTCATCTGGAGAGGCGACTGACTCTCACGATGAGCGCGACTACGGCCACGAGCACGCCGAAGGCGAGGCCCCAACTCCGAGTATCCCCTCTGAGGACGGATCGGAACCCACAGCCGCTCCCGAGCCGGCACACGCTGAGGTCTTCGATCGAGATCCTGCTGACGAGACAGACACCTACGAGGAAGCACTCGCCGCAGACCGGACTGCGGCTCACGACGAGGCAGACCGGGAGGGCATCGACACCGACGCGCTGGAGCGTGAGCTGGAGGACCTCAGTCACCGGCTCGATCGGGGTAGTTCAGACGACGACCAGGCGGCCGGCGGGAGCTCTGGAGGCCCGGGCCAGCTCGACGAACTAGAGCTCGTTCCCATCGCTGATGACCATGCACCACCGGGGATGTGGGCCGACATCGAAGACGGTGCTGCCCGGGTTGCTGGCACGCTCGAGAAACAGCTACGTCTCGACCGGCATCGTGGTGCCCGGCGAGGATTGACCGCCGGTGGATACGACACCACTGCGGGCCACCGGCTTCTGATCGGCGATCCCCGGGTCTGCAAGGTCGACACGCCGGGCCGCGAGAAACGTTACGCACTGGTGCTGGTCCTCGACCGCTCGGGCTCGATGCGAAACGGCGAGCCTCCAAAGATCGAGGTCGCGACGAAAGCGCTGGCACGATTCGCCGTCGCCGCAGAGGGGCTCGGGATCGAGGTGGCGATCGTCGATTTCGTCGACGGTCACGCTCGGCTCGTGAAGCCCTTCTCTGTCGAGACTCGCCACGTCCAAGCGGGACTACTCGACACGGACTGTGGTGGGGGAACGCCGCTGGCGGACACTCTCGAACTTGCACGCCAACTCGTTGAGAATCACCGGGACGAACCCCTCATCGTTGCCGTGACCGACGGCGAGCCGAGTAGCGTCGACGACGTCATCGATCAGATTCGAGCCGCCCATGCCCCCGTCTGTTCGCTCACCATCGCTACCGATAC